In a single window of the Arthrobacter zhangbolii genome:
- a CDS encoding Fur family transcriptional regulator — protein MQTDEDTERLAGNIRTAGLKVTAQRLAVLQVLQQTPHSSAEQVLAAVREELPNISAQAVYGILAAFTEAGLARRLEPAGSPALYESRVGDNHHHLVCIHCGKIRDVDCVIGQAPCLEPSDDSDFTVLAAEVTFSGICSSCRQLAESSAP, from the coding sequence ATGCAGACGGACGAAGACACGGAACGGCTGGCCGGGAACATCCGGACCGCCGGACTGAAGGTCACCGCGCAGCGCCTGGCCGTACTGCAGGTGCTGCAGCAGACCCCGCACTCCAGTGCGGAGCAGGTTCTTGCTGCCGTCCGCGAGGAATTGCCGAACATCTCCGCCCAAGCGGTTTACGGCATCCTGGCCGCCTTTACCGAGGCCGGCCTGGCGCGACGGCTTGAGCCCGCCGGTTCACCGGCCCTGTACGAGTCCCGAGTGGGAGATAACCACCATCATCTGGTGTGCATTCACTGCGGGAAAATCAGGGACGTTGACTGCGTGATTGGCCAGGCACCCTGCCTGGAGCCGTCGGATGATTCCGATTTCACCGTGCTGGCCGCCGAAGTGACATTCAGCGGCATCTGCAGCAGCTGCCGGCAGCTGGCGGAATCCTCCGCCCCGTAG
- a CDS encoding GatB/YqeY domain-containing protein has translation MGTLKDRLQQDMKAHMKAGNRTALATVRNVLGEIGTREKSGKTPVELDDAQTISLLQKEAAKRRDTARIYTEAGEADRATAEIAEAEIIEAYLPAALSRTEVEAIVDEEIAGLRAGGTEPSMRQMGQVMKPVTARVAGRFDGKTVSEIVRSRLA, from the coding sequence ATGGGAACGCTCAAAGACCGGCTGCAGCAGGATATGAAAGCGCATATGAAAGCCGGCAACCGCACGGCGCTGGCCACGGTCCGCAATGTGCTTGGTGAAATCGGCACGCGGGAAAAGTCCGGGAAGACACCCGTGGAGCTGGATGACGCGCAGACCATCTCCCTGCTGCAGAAGGAGGCAGCCAAGCGGCGAGACACCGCACGGATCTACACCGAGGCAGGGGAAGCGGACCGCGCCACGGCGGAGATCGCAGAAGCGGAGATTATCGAGGCGTACCTGCCGGCTGCGCTGAGCCGGACAGAGGTTGAGGCCATCGTGGACGAGGAGATTGCCGGGCTGCGCGCCGGCGGCACGGAACCGTCCATGCGGCAGATGGGGCAGGTCATGAAACCGGTGACGGCCAGGGTGGCCGGCCGGTTTGACGGCAAAACGGTCAGCGAGATTGTCCGCTCGCGCCTGGCCTAA
- a CDS encoding ABC-F family ATP-binding cassette domain-containing protein — MSLIRLQDVNTSFENKQVLREAFLRLEPKDRIGLIGRNGSGKSTILKLVLGRLEPDSGTVTVEPGLRIGYFSQFSELDGEASITEVLDTVFTGIKDVEAELARMDTAIAGAPAEKEMNRLITRQAELFETMDRLDGWDYPRRIDAVLTTLGFTEAHRTCAIDALSGGWRNRAALAKILLEQPDVLLLDEPTNYLDVDGVEWLEGWFRDFRGAAVIVSHDRKFLDAVVTRIVEVENFHLHEYPGNFAEYVVQKQFRLKTLQAQFVHEAELLAFEAEGIADRREAAKAGGRLSSQLARIKKSRAPRPVDEIITGIYAGLHVKDVLGRFRSLSKSYGDKVLFSDLSFEVNKGDRIAVTGTNGSGKTTLLRVLTGEETPDSGEVSWPKGPSMVSYNKMLEALDDGDTVTHAVNALPGSLAFSATKKSVNRFLTMFQFSEADLTQKIGNLSGGQRARVAMAQCLLSGAPVLLLDEPTNHLDMSSTQVMERALMHFPGAVIVVSHDRFFTEKIATRRLIFGAEGSAPGQVDIREA; from the coding sequence ATGAGCCTGATCCGGCTGCAGGACGTCAACACATCGTTCGAGAACAAGCAGGTGCTGCGCGAAGCGTTCCTTCGCCTTGAACCCAAGGACCGGATCGGGCTGATTGGACGCAACGGATCCGGCAAGTCCACCATCCTGAAACTCGTGCTGGGCCGGCTCGAACCGGATTCCGGCACAGTCACGGTGGAGCCGGGCCTGCGGATCGGCTACTTCTCCCAGTTCTCCGAACTGGACGGAGAAGCCAGCATCACCGAGGTGCTGGACACCGTCTTTACCGGGATCAAGGACGTCGAAGCGGAGCTCGCCCGCATGGACACGGCCATTGCCGGGGCTCCCGCCGAGAAGGAAATGAACCGGCTCATCACCCGCCAGGCCGAACTGTTTGAGACCATGGACCGGCTGGACGGCTGGGACTACCCCCGCCGCATCGATGCCGTGCTCACCACCCTCGGTTTCACCGAGGCACACCGCACCTGCGCCATTGACGCCCTCTCCGGCGGCTGGCGGAACCGGGCGGCGCTGGCGAAAATCCTTCTTGAACAGCCAGACGTGCTGCTGCTGGATGAACCAACCAATTACCTTGATGTGGACGGCGTGGAATGGCTTGAGGGCTGGTTCCGCGACTTCCGCGGTGCGGCGGTCATCGTCTCGCATGACCGGAAGTTCCTGGACGCCGTGGTTACCCGCATCGTGGAGGTGGAGAACTTCCACCTGCACGAATATCCCGGCAATTTTGCGGAATACGTTGTGCAGAAGCAGTTCCGGCTGAAAACCCTGCAGGCCCAGTTTGTGCATGAAGCCGAACTGCTGGCCTTTGAAGCCGAGGGCATCGCGGACCGCCGTGAGGCGGCCAAGGCCGGCGGCCGGCTGAGCAGCCAGCTGGCCCGGATCAAGAAGTCCCGGGCACCCCGTCCGGTGGATGAAATCATCACCGGCATTTATGCCGGCCTGCACGTCAAGGACGTGCTCGGCCGTTTCCGCTCACTGTCCAAGTCCTACGGCGACAAAGTGCTCTTCAGCGACCTGAGCTTTGAAGTGAACAAAGGCGACCGGATTGCCGTCACTGGCACCAACGGCAGCGGCAAGACCACCCTGCTGCGTGTCCTCACGGGGGAGGAAACCCCCGACTCCGGCGAGGTCAGCTGGCCCAAGGGCCCGTCCATGGTCTCCTACAACAAAATGCTCGAGGCGCTCGACGACGGCGACACGGTCACCCACGCGGTCAACGCCCTGCCGGGATCCCTTGCCTTCAGTGCCACGAAAAAGTCCGTGAACCGCTTCCTGACCATGTTCCAGTTCTCCGAAGCGGACCTGACCCAGAAGATCGGCAATCTGTCCGGCGGCCAGCGTGCCCGGGTGGCCATGGCCCAGTGCCTGCTTTCCGGCGCACCCGTGCTGCTGCTGGACGAGCCCACCAACCACCTGGACATGTCCAGCACCCAGGTGATGGAACGGGCCCTGATGCATTTTCCCGGTGCCGTGATTGTGGTCAGCCATGACCGGTTCTTCACCGAGAAGATCGCCACCCGCCGTCTCATCTTCGGCGCCGAAGGATCCGCCCCGGGCCAGGTGGACATCCGCGAAGCCTAG
- a CDS encoding TetR/AcrR family transcriptional regulator, whose product MPATDTGQRLLESATEAFAAKGFHGTTTRDIAAAAGVTPGAVYVHHRSKEELLYSISKVGHERTLELVRAGMASSTDPVEQIRNVVRDFVEWQSSNRTKSSVVNFELPALSDEHRAEVLEIRRAVDAEFRTVVDRGRELGVFSVPDTRLAVFALLSLCIDVARWFRADGRLTAADVAANHSMLALRMLGAAGS is encoded by the coding sequence GTGCCCGCAACCGACACGGGCCAGCGCCTGCTGGAATCCGCCACCGAGGCCTTCGCGGCCAAGGGTTTTCACGGCACCACTACGCGGGACATTGCTGCAGCAGCAGGGGTGACGCCCGGGGCCGTGTACGTCCACCACAGGTCCAAGGAAGAGCTGCTGTACAGCATCTCGAAGGTGGGCCATGAGCGGACCCTGGAGCTGGTCCGCGCCGGAATGGCCTCGAGCACGGATCCGGTGGAGCAGATCCGCAACGTGGTGCGGGACTTTGTGGAATGGCAGAGCAGCAACCGGACCAAATCCAGCGTGGTCAACTTCGAATTGCCCGCCCTCAGCGATGAGCACCGGGCCGAGGTGCTTGAGATCCGCCGTGCGGTGGACGCCGAGTTCCGGACCGTCGTCGACCGCGGGCGCGAACTGGGTGTGTTCTCGGTGCCGGACACCCGGCTGGCTGTTTTCGCTCTTCTGTCCCTGTGCATCGATGTGGCCCGCTGGTTCCGCGCGGACGGAAGGCTCACCGCGGCCGACGTCGCGGCGAACCATAGCATGCTGGCGCTGCGGATGCTTGGCGCCGCCGGCTCCTGA
- a CDS encoding SMP-30/gluconolactonase/LRE family protein, translated as MAEPATLASGIGMGESARWHGNEFWFADWTAGTISALDRQGNIRRAAAVPSFPISFDWLPDGRMVVVSGSDGTVLVEVPHAGLVPLADLRRLSEHPWNEIAVHPGGNAYVNGIGADYAAGAGSDGIIALVRPDGSAETVARGLSFPNGMLVSEDGSTLVVAESNAGRLASFTINADGTLTPAGEWAGVPGSAPDGICWDGAGGIWFAEVPGERCVRIRPGGDVVESVQLEQGCFSCAVGGDDGGLLFMMTAQWPEAMDPMAGNTGRVLGLRVGGPQHP; from the coding sequence ATGGCGGAACCGGCAACCCTGGCATCCGGCATTGGAATGGGCGAATCCGCACGCTGGCACGGCAATGAATTCTGGTTTGCGGACTGGACAGCGGGCACCATCTCGGCGCTGGACCGGCAGGGAAACATTCGCCGTGCCGCAGCGGTGCCGTCCTTCCCCATCAGCTTTGACTGGCTGCCTGACGGCAGGATGGTGGTGGTCTCGGGCAGTGACGGCACCGTGCTGGTGGAGGTACCCCACGCCGGACTGGTCCCGCTGGCCGATCTGCGGCGGCTCTCCGAGCACCCCTGGAACGAGATTGCCGTCCACCCCGGCGGCAACGCCTACGTCAACGGCATCGGGGCCGACTACGCCGCCGGGGCGGGCAGCGACGGCATCATAGCCCTGGTCCGGCCGGACGGCTCCGCCGAGACAGTCGCCCGCGGACTGTCCTTCCCCAACGGAATGCTGGTCTCCGAGGACGGCAGCACCCTGGTGGTGGCCGAATCCAACGCCGGCCGCCTGGCATCCTTCACTATCAATGCCGATGGCACGCTCACCCCCGCGGGCGAGTGGGCCGGGGTGCCCGGCAGTGCCCCGGACGGCATCTGCTGGGACGGTGCCGGCGGCATTTGGTTTGCCGAAGTGCCCGGTGAGCGGTGTGTGCGAATCCGGCCCGGCGGGGACGTTGTGGAGTCCGTACAGCTGGAGCAGGGCTGTTTCTCCTGTGCTGTGGGAGGAGACGACGGCGGACTGCTTTTTATGATGACCGCACAGTGGCCGGAGGCCATGGACCCGATGGCGGGGAACACCGGCAGGGTGCTGGGGCTGCGGGTTGGCGGGCCCCAACACCCATAG
- a CDS encoding SRPBCC family protein produces MPGLYVLPSSWLLDASPEDVWEAVAGPEMDWPRWWSGCTRQDVSPAAPPSGDRAAVLLSSTVRLQFRAALGYRLSITLRPTAVDHPVSIDFDAAGDLAGSGQIRLTPLAADGGTEPVQTRIDISWRVRPTRPWMRLLTPVARPVLTAAHALLMHRGEKGLQRLLRRAAGGTRQSAPAQALQATRRGRPNRVSTPVE; encoded by the coding sequence ATGCCCGGTCTCTATGTCCTTCCCTCCAGCTGGCTGCTTGATGCCTCCCCCGAAGACGTATGGGAGGCGGTGGCCGGCCCGGAGATGGACTGGCCCCGGTGGTGGTCCGGCTGCACCCGGCAGGACGTCTCCCCGGCTGCTCCCCCCTCCGGCGACCGGGCCGCGGTGCTGCTCTCCTCCACCGTCCGGCTGCAGTTCCGCGCCGCACTGGGCTACCGTCTTTCCATTACCCTGCGTCCAACCGCGGTGGACCACCCGGTCTCGATCGATTTCGACGCCGCCGGTGATCTGGCCGGCAGCGGGCAGATCCGCCTGACTCCCCTGGCCGCTGACGGCGGGACGGAGCCGGTGCAGACGCGGATAGACATATCGTGGCGGGTCCGGCCGACCCGGCCGTGGATGCGCCTGCTCACCCCGGTTGCCCGGCCGGTTCTCACGGCCGCCCACGCGCTGCTTATGCACCGCGGCGAAAAGGGACTGCAGCGCCTGCTTCGCCGGGCGGCGGGCGGTACCCGGCAGAGTGCACCTGCGCAGGCGCTTCAGGCAACCCGCCGGGGCCGGCCGAACAGGGTGTCCACCCCCGTGGAGTAG
- a CDS encoding acyl-CoA dehydrogenase family protein: protein MTVLQSARPTFDPNDVADVDADLYLLDEQLDEEAKDVQARVRAFVDQDLLPVINGYWERAEVPYELIPKLAALNIAGGTIKGYGCPGMSRMSASIAAAELARGDGSINTFFGVHSGLAMGSIDMLGSEEQKQRWLPAMARFEKIGAFALTEPAHGSDSVSLETSARREGDFYVLNGSKRWIGNASFADIVIIYARDEADGAVKAFVMEKGAEGHPTGYNAEVITGKMGKRAVLQPNIVIEDLRIPAANRLENCNSFKDVNKVLAATRGGVAWEALGHAVAAYEIAVAYAKQRVQFGKPIAGFQLVQNKLANMLAQLTAIKLTCFRLNELGESGQMTSPMASMAKMFAARQGRWICQEARDIMGGNGLLLENHVARHLTDMEVVFTYEGTDTMQSLILGRHITGLSAFA from the coding sequence ATGACCGTCCTCCAGTCCGCCCGTCCCACCTTCGATCCCAACGACGTCGCCGACGTTGATGCCGACCTGTACCTGCTCGACGAGCAGCTGGATGAGGAGGCAAAAGACGTGCAGGCGAGGGTACGCGCCTTCGTGGACCAGGACCTGCTGCCGGTCATCAACGGATACTGGGAGCGGGCCGAGGTGCCGTACGAGCTGATTCCCAAGCTGGCAGCCCTCAACATCGCCGGCGGCACCATCAAGGGATACGGGTGCCCCGGCATGAGCCGGATGTCTGCCTCCATCGCAGCCGCTGAGCTGGCCCGCGGCGACGGCTCCATCAACACCTTTTTCGGGGTCCACTCCGGCCTGGCCATGGGCAGCATCGACATGCTCGGCAGTGAGGAACAGAAACAGCGCTGGCTGCCGGCCATGGCCCGGTTTGAAAAGATCGGCGCCTTTGCCCTGACCGAGCCGGCGCACGGATCCGACTCGGTCTCGCTGGAGACCAGTGCCCGGCGCGAGGGCGATTTCTACGTCCTGAACGGCAGCAAGCGATGGATCGGCAATGCCAGCTTTGCCGACATCGTGATCATTTACGCCCGGGATGAAGCCGACGGCGCGGTTAAGGCGTTTGTCATGGAGAAGGGCGCCGAGGGCCACCCGACCGGGTATAACGCCGAAGTCATCACCGGAAAGATGGGCAAGCGTGCCGTGCTGCAGCCCAACATTGTCATTGAGGACCTGCGCATTCCGGCCGCGAACCGGCTGGAAAACTGCAACTCCTTCAAGGACGTAAACAAGGTCCTTGCCGCCACCCGCGGGGGAGTGGCCTGGGAGGCGCTGGGACATGCCGTGGCTGCTTATGAGATTGCCGTCGCGTACGCCAAGCAGCGCGTACAGTTCGGCAAGCCGATTGCCGGGTTCCAGCTGGTGCAGAACAAGCTGGCCAACATGCTTGCCCAGCTGACCGCCATCAAGCTGACCTGCTTCCGGCTCAACGAGCTGGGCGAATCCGGCCAGATGACCAGCCCCATGGCATCCATGGCGAAAATGTTCGCAGCGCGGCAGGGACGCTGGATCTGCCAGGAGGCACGGGACATCATGGGCGGCAACGGACTGCTGCTCGAAAACCATGTGGCAAGGCACCTGACCGACATGGAGGTGGTCTTCACCTATGAGGGCACCGACACCATGCAGTCCCTGATTTTGGGCCGGCACATCACCGGCCTGTCCGCCTTCGCCTAG